The Hymenobacter sp. GOD-10R genome includes a window with the following:
- a CDS encoding FKBP-type peptidyl-prolyl cis-trans isomerase yields the protein MTHLFSSSSLLRLAALALAAAPLLASCKKDDTDAQNAALQEQAIAAYRATRAADSLTIIKYVADSSFKNVERRASGVVVVHKVSVATTVPLAQPGQSLTTYYKGYTIPANKLFDASATDPTTGLRKPFSFTLRVDQVISGWHEGFASLRKGEKAILLIPSYQAYGPSGNGPIPPNAPLRFDVELADVK from the coding sequence ATGACACACCTTTTTTCTTCCTCTTCCTTGCTTCGTTTGGCCGCGCTAGCTTTGGCAGCGGCTCCTTTGCTTGCTTCCTGCAAAAAAGATGACACGGATGCGCAGAACGCTGCGCTGCAAGAACAAGCCATTGCGGCCTACCGGGCTACCCGCGCCGCCGACTCGCTCACCATCATCAAGTACGTTGCCGACAGTAGCTTCAAAAACGTGGAGCGCCGGGCGTCAGGAGTGGTGGTCGTGCACAAGGTATCGGTTGCGACCACAGTGCCATTGGCGCAGCCTGGTCAGTCGCTCACCACTTACTACAAGGGCTACACGATTCCGGCCAACAAGTTGTTTGATGCTTCGGCTACCGATCCTACCACTGGCTTACGCAAGCCCTTCTCTTTTACACTGCGAGTCGACCAGGTAATCAGTGGCTGGCACGAGGGCTTTGCTTCCCTGCGGAAAGGGGAAAAAGCCATCCTGCTGATTCCGTCTTACCAGGCATACGGTCCAAGCGGTAACGGTCCCATCCCGCCGAATGCTCCCCTGCGCTTCGATGTGGAGCTAGCTGACGTGAAATAG
- a CDS encoding FKBP-type peptidyl-prolyl cis-trans isomerase, which yields MYSGRLLIGTLAAFLSLAAQSTLAQSADTLRTASGVRYVIRQKGTGNLAQPGDRLTMRYTGYLPNGRIFDASVADGAPIRFRAGRGEVIRGWDELALLLPAGTRAHAWIPAALAYGHKGNLDPDDERRYIIPPDTDLEFELEVVRIK from the coding sequence ATGTATTCAGGTCGCCTTCTTATCGGAACCCTAGCTGCCTTCCTTAGCTTGGCTGCCCAGTCCACGTTGGCGCAGTCTGCGGATACCCTGCGCACGGCTAGCGGCGTGCGGTACGTCATTCGGCAAAAAGGCACGGGTAACCTAGCCCAACCTGGCGACCGGCTTACCATGCGGTATACCGGTTATTTGCCCAACGGGCGCATCTTTGATGCCTCAGTGGCAGACGGGGCTCCCATCCGCTTTCGGGCGGGCCGCGGGGAAGTTATTCGTGGCTGGGATGAGCTAGCTTTGCTGCTTCCCGCCGGTACTCGCGCCCACGCCTGGATTCCGGCAGCCTTGGCGTACGGCCATAAAGGCAACCTAGACCCAGATGATGAAAGACGCTACATCATCCCACCGGATACTGACTTGGAATTTGAGTTGGAAGTAGTCAGAATAAAATAA
- the recO gene encoding DNA repair protein RecO, translated as MLIKTRGIVLNYIRYRETSIIARIYTEHLGLQTYIVNGVRKAKPPGRIALFQPFTLLDLVAYTSRQGGITRLSEYRCEHQFRSLPYDMRKSSVVLFLSEMVSRTVLEEEQNEPLFNFLHDSILAFDTQEAGFENFALTFLLQLASYLGFGVEAGSEITTQVAFATETTNSARGTGPAALRFQEFDHYFEELIHNPAHATVPNGRVRRELLEVLIRYYQLHVEKLGDIRSLDVLSEVLAE; from the coding sequence ATGCTAATAAAAACCCGCGGTATCGTGCTGAACTATATTCGGTACCGCGAAACGTCCATTATCGCGCGCATCTACACCGAGCACCTAGGTTTGCAAACGTACATCGTCAATGGGGTGCGAAAAGCAAAGCCCCCGGGGCGTATTGCGTTGTTTCAGCCCTTCACGCTGCTCGACTTGGTCGCGTATACGTCGCGGCAGGGTGGCATCACACGCTTATCGGAGTACCGTTGCGAGCACCAGTTTCGGTCGTTGCCGTATGACATGCGCAAGAGCAGCGTCGTGTTATTTCTGTCGGAGATGGTAAGCCGCACGGTGCTGGAGGAAGAACAGAACGAACCGTTGTTCAACTTCCTGCACGACTCAATCCTAGCCTTTGATACGCAGGAAGCGGGCTTTGAAAACTTCGCGTTGACTTTCCTGCTTCAGCTAGCATCCTACCTAGGTTTTGGGGTTGAAGCGGGTAGTGAAATCACGACGCAGGTAGCATTTGCTACTGAGACAACCAACTCGGCGCGTGGTACCGGACCCGCGGCTTTGCGCTTTCAGGAATTCGACCACTACTTCGAGGAGCTGATTCATAATCCCGCGCATGCTACTGTGCCCAATGGCCGCGTTCGACGGGAGCTGCTGGAGGTGCTTATTCGCTACTACCAGCTGCACGTGGAAAAGCTAGGTGATATTCGTTCACTAGATGTATTGTCGGAAGTATTGGCCGAGTAA
- a CDS encoding two-component regulator propeller domain-containing protein, with the protein MKHLLPIRRRSGWFVIFFLILGAYTANAQSTVGYGDWQLYLPNNRAKVVTDAGDRVYVVAEDAFFYYDKNLNTTRFLTRRDGLSDVGVNTAAYDSVSQQTVIAYKSGNIDVLRADGSVKNVTDVLRKQISGDKTINSIYFNGKSAYLACSFGLLLFDMTKLEVRESYSNIGPNGTSVRVYATTVANGRLFAATSVGIMQGSLTDNLLDYNRWTIDQLGGKGFGDFYQAIATQNGQVYAGVKQSVLFVYKGSTTGWVDVPGTYSESFRRLRPSRSQLFVVSSAGIGAVNSTGQYTLLIRNQVPNPQDVLRAKGGKLFIADNTRGLVTTSDGGQTIESFVTNAPASVLGFSLLADRATNTVDVFSGGYQTNYVQSDNFQGFYEYRDGKWTNFNKENFPDLSQYPNPKDLTRGIRAPDGTLYIGSYGNGLLQWKGPGEFKLFGPSNSPLKTADVKFDNPSYTRVTDVTTDADGNVWVANRYPELPGTPGVHVFKPSDETWRTLPYFAGSDNLDRIILDDYNGVWASRSRRGISGSTINGVVAYDEATGTTRTFSDTDGGLPGSEVYAIVKDRKGAIWVGTSSAGAASGLAGAVAVFSDPSQAFLSGNNTGFQVPIVRRGETSGFPLLRGETVLCIAVDGGNRKWFGTERGLWLFNEDADEALLHFTTDNSPLPSNRIVDVAVNDKTGEVFVLTDAGLASYRGDATVTDTKPSCASVFPNPVRTNFTGQVGISGLANNAVVKITDVTGALVYQTRANGGTVTWNLADYSGRKVQSGVYLVLTSDADGNQGCISKIAVVQQ; encoded by the coding sequence ATGAAGCATTTGCTACCCATTCGCCGCCGATCCGGCTGGTTTGTTATCTTCTTTCTAATCCTAGGTGCTTATACTGCTAACGCTCAAAGTACAGTTGGCTACGGCGACTGGCAGCTCTACTTGCCCAACAACCGGGCTAAGGTAGTGACAGATGCCGGCGACCGAGTGTATGTGGTTGCCGAGGACGCCTTCTTCTACTACGATAAGAACCTGAACACGACACGCTTCTTGACCCGCCGTGATGGGTTGAGTGATGTGGGCGTGAATACCGCGGCCTATGATTCGGTAAGTCAGCAAACGGTGATTGCCTACAAGAGTGGCAATATTGATGTCTTGCGCGCCGATGGCTCGGTGAAAAACGTGACCGACGTCTTGCGCAAGCAAATCTCAGGTGACAAGACGATCAACAGCATTTACTTCAACGGCAAGTCGGCCTACCTCGCGTGCAGTTTTGGACTGCTCCTGTTCGACATGACCAAGCTAGAGGTGCGCGAAAGCTACAGCAACATTGGCCCGAATGGTACGAGTGTGCGCGTGTATGCAACTACCGTGGCCAACGGCCGACTGTTCGCTGCTACTTCCGTCGGGATCATGCAGGGCTCGCTCACCGACAATCTGCTCGACTACAACCGCTGGACAATTGACCAGCTAGGTGGTAAGGGCTTTGGCGACTTCTACCAAGCGATAGCCACACAAAACGGCCAAGTATATGCTGGTGTAAAGCAGTCAGTTTTGTTTGTGTACAAAGGAAGCACAACTGGTTGGGTAGACGTGCCGGGTACCTATAGCGAGTCTTTCCGAAGGTTGCGCCCTTCCCGCTCTCAGTTGTTCGTGGTTTCAAGTGCTGGAATTGGCGCGGTGAATAGCACTGGGCAGTACACACTGTTAATCAGAAACCAGGTTCCGAACCCGCAGGATGTGCTACGCGCTAAAGGAGGGAAGCTGTTCATTGCTGATAACACTAGAGGCCTAGTGACCACGAGCGACGGTGGACAAACTATCGAAAGCTTTGTGACCAACGCACCCGCTAGTGTTTTAGGATTTAGCTTACTAGCGGACCGGGCCACCAATACGGTAGATGTATTCAGCGGGGGCTACCAAACTAACTACGTACAGAGCGACAACTTCCAAGGGTTCTACGAATACCGGGATGGGAAGTGGACGAATTTTAACAAGGAGAATTTTCCGGACCTAAGTCAGTATCCGAATCCCAAGGACTTGACGCGCGGCATCCGCGCACCGGATGGAACACTCTACATTGGGAGCTACGGTAACGGGCTGCTGCAATGGAAAGGCCCAGGAGAGTTCAAGCTATTCGGCCCTTCTAATAGTCCTTTGAAAACTGCTGATGTAAAATTTGATAACCCGAGCTACACGCGTGTAACGGACGTTACGACGGACGCCGACGGAAATGTGTGGGTTGCCAACCGTTATCCGGAACTACCGGGTACCCCAGGCGTGCACGTTTTCAAGCCTAGCGATGAGACTTGGCGAACCTTACCTTACTTTGCTGGATCGGATAACCTAGATCGTATCATCCTCGATGATTATAATGGCGTTTGGGCCTCGCGGTCGCGCCGGGGAATTAGTGGGAGCACTATCAACGGAGTAGTCGCGTACGACGAAGCTACTGGCACCACGCGTACCTTCTCCGATACCGATGGCGGACTGCCAGGTAGTGAAGTTTACGCCATTGTCAAAGACCGCAAAGGCGCTATCTGGGTTGGCACTTCCTCTGCTGGTGCTGCCTCCGGTTTGGCAGGTGCCGTGGCCGTATTTAGTGATCCTAGCCAAGCGTTTTTGTCTGGCAACAACACAGGTTTTCAGGTTCCCATTGTCCGTCGCGGTGAAACGAGTGGCTTTCCGCTCTTACGGGGTGAAACGGTGCTGTGTATTGCCGTGGATGGTGGCAACCGCAAGTGGTTCGGGACGGAACGGGGCCTCTGGCTATTTAACGAAGACGCTGATGAAGCTCTGTTACACTTTACGACTGATAACTCGCCGTTGCCCTCTAACCGTATCGTGGATGTGGCGGTAAACGACAAAACCGGCGAAGTATTCGTCCTGACGGATGCTGGCTTAGCTTCGTACCGCGGCGATGCCACCGTTACCGACACCAAACCTAGCTGCGCCAGCGTCTTTCCAAATCCGGTGCGCACGAATTTCACAGGGCAGGTCGGTATCTCGGGCTTGGCGAACAATGCCGTTGTGAAAATCACAGATGTCACCGGCGCCCTTGTCTACCAGACGCGCGCCAACGGCGGTACCGTAACCTGGAACCTCGCTGATTATAGCGGACGTAAGGTGCAATCGGGGGTGTACTTGGTGCTTACCTCCGACGCAGATGGCAATCAGGGGTGCATTAGCAAGATTGCGGTGGTGCAACAATAG
- a CDS encoding thymidine kinase, whose translation MFIEPRVGTSRDLPRRGWIEVVCGSMFSGKTEELIRRLNRAKIARQRVEIFKPALDKRYHELDVVSHNANSIRSTPVALAQEILLLASGCDVVGIDEAQFFDESLLEVCSQLANRGTRVIVAGLDMDYTGKPFGPMPALMAVAEFVTKVHAVCVCCGELAAYSFRIAASEDKILLGETDSYEARCRPCFLEGMKEKNPESVRAAAKH comes from the coding sequence GTGTTTATAGAACCTCGCGTCGGCACGAGCCGCGACCTACCCCGTCGGGGCTGGATTGAAGTCGTTTGCGGCTCCATGTTTTCTGGAAAAACCGAAGAACTGATTCGTCGCCTCAACCGCGCTAAAATCGCGCGCCAACGCGTTGAAATTTTCAAGCCGGCGCTGGACAAGCGCTACCACGAGCTCGATGTGGTGTCGCACAACGCCAACAGTATCCGTTCGACGCCTGTGGCGCTGGCGCAGGAAATCTTGCTGCTAGCTAGTGGTTGCGACGTGGTTGGCATCGACGAAGCGCAGTTCTTTGATGAGTCCCTGTTGGAGGTTTGCTCGCAGCTAGCTAACCGGGGCACGCGCGTAATTGTGGCCGGCTTGGATATGGACTACACCGGTAAGCCTTTCGGCCCGATGCCCGCACTCATGGCCGTGGCCGAGTTTGTGACGAAGGTGCACGCCGTGTGCGTATGCTGTGGCGAGCTGGCGGCGTACTCATTTCGCATTGCCGCTTCCGAAGACAAGATTTTGCTCGGAGAAACTGATTCGTATGAGGCGCGCTGCCGGCCGTGTTTTCTGGAAGGCATGAAAGAAAAAAATCCAGAGTCGGTTCGGGCGGCGGCGAAACACTAA
- a CDS encoding 2Fe-2S iron-sulfur cluster-binding protein — MPTLLIENLASGALPVPAGATLLSALQTAGHDWLHACGGRGRCTTCRLEVVEGLDLLTPLTEAELRYRAAGRLLAHERLTCQARLCEGAVTGRVPHATKLPHVSYSD, encoded by the coding sequence ATGCCCACTCTACTGATAGAAAACCTAGCTAGCGGCGCGTTGCCGGTACCTGCGGGCGCCACACTGCTGAGCGCGCTACAAACGGCCGGCCACGATTGGCTGCATGCCTGCGGAGGACGGGGCCGCTGCACCACGTGCCGGCTAGAAGTAGTAGAAGGGTTAGATCTGTTAACGCCTCTTACCGAAGCCGAATTGCGCTACCGTGCTGCCGGGCGTCTCTTGGCTCATGAGCGCCTCACCTGCCAAGCGCGTCTGTGCGAAGGGGCCGTGACGGGCCGCGTGCCGCACGCCACCAAGCTTCCGCACGTGAGCTACAGCGACTAA